In Algihabitans albus, the following are encoded in one genomic region:
- a CDS encoding LysR family transcriptional regulator: MSKSLDRLALLATFTRIAERGSISAAARDLSLSQASASRQLAELERRLGATLIHRTTHALSLTEVGEDCLIEARGLLDGWDALAERYTETGTGLHGRLKVVAPVALGQLHLAEAMLRFQQANLGLSITWLLQDGPIRFAEIGCDLWIKIGRVPDESLVVRPLGQVERMLVASPSLAGGLRLQRPSDLSELPCAALEPFEAGRIPLSSRDGETVTLAARIALSTDNIFAAYSAVRMGLGYAVLPRWLVEADLESGALLDLLPAWRAPALTINAAYRPMRRQTRRLQLFLEHTAAAVAAIAGIATS, from the coding sequence ATGAGTAAGAGTCTCGACCGACTCGCGTTGCTGGCGACCTTCACGCGTATCGCCGAGCGCGGTTCGATCAGCGCCGCGGCGCGGGACCTGAGCCTCTCGCAAGCCTCTGCAAGCCGCCAACTCGCCGAATTGGAACGCCGGCTGGGTGCAACTCTGATCCATCGCACCACCCATGCCCTGTCTCTCACCGAGGTTGGCGAGGACTGCCTGATCGAGGCCCGTGGTCTGTTGGACGGATGGGACGCGCTGGCGGAGCGCTACACGGAGACCGGGACGGGGCTCCACGGAAGGCTCAAGGTCGTCGCTCCCGTCGCGCTCGGTCAGCTCCATCTTGCCGAAGCCATGCTACGATTCCAGCAGGCCAATCTCGGACTTTCCATTACCTGGCTTCTGCAGGACGGCCCGATCCGCTTCGCCGAGATCGGATGCGACCTCTGGATCAAGATCGGCCGGGTTCCGGACGAGAGCCTGGTTGTGCGCCCCCTGGGTCAGGTCGAGCGGATGCTCGTCGCCTCGCCAAGCTTGGCTGGCGGCCTCAGGCTCCAAAGGCCGTCGGACTTGAGCGAACTACCCTGCGCCGCCCTCGAGCCCTTCGAAGCAGGGCGCATTCCCCTTTCGAGCCGGGACGGCGAAACCGTAACGCTTGCCGCGCGTATCGCCCTGTCCACCGACAACATTTTTGCGGCCTACAGTGCGGTGCGCATGGGGCTTGGCTATGCGGTCCTGCCGCGATGGCTCGTCGAAGCGGATCTGGAGAGCGGGGCATTGCTCGACCTGCTGCCCGCTTGGCGGGCGCCCGCCTTGACGATCAACGCGGCCTATCGGCCGATGCGCCGGCAGACACGCCGGTTGCAGCTCTTCCTTGAGCATACCGCCGCGGCGGTGGCGGCGATCGCCGGGATCGCGACGAGCTAG
- a CDS encoding aldo/keto reductase, translating into MSHPIETQRRFVLGGDLAVHRLGYGAMRLTGQPGNYGPYEDWEAGLELLRHAADLGVDFFDSAWAYGPETADRILGEALDGRDLLLATKGGVDKPEPGRILIDGSRDRLLRQIDRALINLRRDSIDLFQLHRVDPQTPIEVSVAALAEARTDGRIRHIGLSNVTREELDRALAVTPIASVQNRLNMAETAQSDLVDYTAEKGIAFIPYGPLGANPMQQGAKLEPGAALAWLLKRSPNIIVIPGTTSIAHLEENLRAWDRV; encoded by the coding sequence ATGTCACACCCCATCGAAACCCAACGCCGTTTCGTCCTCGGTGGCGACCTTGCCGTCCACCGCCTCGGCTACGGCGCCATGCGGTTAACGGGACAGCCCGGCAACTACGGCCCCTATGAGGACTGGGAGGCCGGTCTCGAACTGCTGCGCCATGCCGCCGATCTCGGCGTCGACTTCTTCGATAGCGCTTGGGCCTACGGCCCCGAGACCGCCGACCGAATCCTCGGCGAGGCCCTGGACGGGCGAGACCTTTTGCTGGCCACGAAAGGCGGGGTCGACAAGCCGGAGCCGGGTCGCATCCTGATCGACGGCTCGCGCGATAGGCTTCTGCGACAGATCGACAGAGCGCTGATCAATCTTCGCCGCGACTCGATCGATCTGTTCCAGCTCCATCGGGTCGATCCGCAGACACCGATCGAGGTCTCGGTTGCGGCACTGGCAGAGGCCCGGACCGACGGCCGTATCCGCCACATCGGCCTTTCCAACGTGACACGTGAGGAGTTGGATCGTGCGCTGGCCGTTACACCCATCGCCAGCGTGCAAAATCGTCTCAACATGGCCGAGACGGCGCAGTCCGATCTGGTCGACTACACGGCCGAGAAAGGGATCGCCTTCATCCCCTATGGTCCACTCGGCGCAAATCCGATGCAACAGGGCGCCAAGCTCGAGCCTGGCGCCGCCCTCGCCTGGCTTCTGAAGCGCTCACCCAACATCATCGTCATCCCCGGCACGACCTCCATTGCGCATCTGGAGGAGAACCTCCGTGCCTGGGATCGGGTCTAG